The following proteins are co-located in the Malassezia restricta chromosome II, complete sequence genome:
- a CDS encoding p21-activated kinase 1, which produces MADRSGGVSTPVGKDKRLPSEAFDPVAPFVDPFTVPPASADRFTPRRHAPIPPGKARPPQPPSPTKTNYSVSSSPMYSTPPPLMPGYMPPSTYKPAYTHGAEPVPPLWPKWGGHMRSHSVDTNWVPPSNEVDRQRQQLENARQEAWKQHTLSKSKSNRSLVSSGSRRTSMEAGVRTNEGGSGTPRSIKSMIDGFVNSMSDAFVSPSPKRPDISTPYDPRHLTHVGFNATTGQFFGLPKEWQILLQQSGITLQEQERNPQTVMDIVAFYQDTAQDRPPGDENDTVWSKFGANMDDSQDSGEWLSEAYGIEVGTTGPYLQSQSPQATSKRPLPAPPAQPPTFKPPELLQANKGTPTKPHVEGVTSQPYTSNPYPGKAELLVRTHSKKALQSASGKDMDLRPPLGGAVIPRRRTTRSKASDAEVLARIRAVCMPGDPESMFHDLHKIGQGASGGVFTARSVGTNQLVAIKQMVLAQQPKKDLIVNEIEVMCQSQHPNIVNFLNAFLRRGELWVVMEYMEGGPLTDIVLHSILSEGQIAAIARECLTGLCHLHAHGVIHRDIKSDNVLMSMRGEVKLTDFGFCAQLSSAQSKRVTMVGTPYWMAPEVVSRKEYGARVDIWSLGILCIEMIEGEPPYLNENPLRALYLIATNGTPKLQHPEKLSPSIRDFLATCLEVDVEKRPDADTLLEHPFLEEADDLRTLIPYIQAAHKLRQDKASS; this is translated from the coding sequence ATGGCTGACAGGAGTGGCGGTGTGTCCACGCCTGTGGGGAAGGACAAAAGGCTACCGTCAGAAGCGTTCGACCCAGTCGCTCCATTCGTGGACCCATTCACGGTGCCGCCTGCCTCGGCAGATCGATTCACTCCgcgtcgacatgcgccCATCCCACCTGGCAAAGCACGACCGCCACAACCTCCTAGCCCCACCAAGACCAATTATTCCGTCAGCTCTTCGCCTATGTACTCTACGCCGCCCCCGCTAATGCCTGGATATATGCCACCAAGTACATACAAGCCGGCGTacacgcacggcgctgagCCTGTGCCGCCCTTGTGGCCCAAATGGGGTGGGCATATGCGCTCACATAGTGTGGACACGAATTGGGTGCCTCCGTCGAACGAGGTGGATAGGCAGCGCCAGCAACTGGAAAATGCTCGACAAGAGGCTTGGAAGCAGCATACACTGTCCAAATCCAAGTCGAACCGGTCGCTGGTGAGCTCAGGCTCACGACGAACTTCGATGGAAGCTGGTGTACGAACCAATGAGGGAGGAAGCGGAACTCCGCGGTCCATCAAGAGCATGATTGATGGGTTTGTCAATTCCATGAGTGATGCTTTCGTGTCACCATCCCCGAAGCGGCCTGATATCTCGACCCCTTACGATCCCCGACATTTGACCCACGTTGGATTTAATGCAACCACGGGTCAGTTTTTTGGCTTGCCCAAGGAATGGCAGATTCTGCTACAGCAATCGGGTATTACCCTCCAGGAGCAGGAAAGAAACCCACAGACTGTGATGGACATTGTGGCCTTTTACCAAGACACGGCACAGGACCGGCCACCCGGCGACGAGAACGATACTGTCTGGTCCAAGTTCGGTGCGAATATGGATGATTCGCAGGACAGCGGCGAATGGCTCTCCGAGGCCTATGGCATTGAAGTGGGCACGACCGGTCCGTACTTGCAGTCACAATCGCCCCAAGCCACGTCCAAGCGCCCGttgccagcgccgccggcgcagcCACCGACATTCAAGCCACCCGAACTGCTGCAGGCGAACAAAGGCACGCCGACCAAGCCGCACGTGGAAGGCGTCACGTCTCAGCCGTACACGTCGAATCCATACCCTGGCAAGGCTGAGCTGCTGGTGCGAACGCATTCGAAAAAGGCACTCCAGTCTGCCTCCGGCAAAGACATGGACCTGCGGCCGCCCCTGGGCGGCGCAGTCATTCCGcggcgccgcacgacgcgcagcaAGGCATCGGATGCTGAAGTCCTCGCGCGGATCCGTGCCGTGTGTATGCCTGGCGATCCCGAGTCCATGTTCCATGATCTGCACAAGATTGGGCAAGGTGCCTCTGGCGGTGTATTTACGGCGCGCTCGGTCGGCACAAACCAGCTCGTCGCCATTAAGCAGATGGTGCTGGCACAGCAGCCGAAAAAGGACTTGATCGTCAATGAGATTGAGGTCATGTGTCAGTCGCAGCATCCGAATATTGTCAATTTCCTGAATGCATTTTTGCGGCGAGGTGAGCTGTGGGTGGTGATGGAGTACATGGAGGGTGGTCCACTGACAGATATTGTGCTGCACAGCATCTTGAGTGAGGGGCAGATTGCTGCGATCGCGCGCGAATGCCTGACGGGTCTGTGTCACTTGCATGCCCACGGCGTGATTCATCGCGACATCAAGAGCGATAATGTGCTGATGAGTATGCGTGGCGAAGTCAAGCTCACAGACTTTGGTTTCTGTGCGCAGTTGAGCTCTGCCCAGTCCAAGCGCGTCACGATGgtcggcacgccgtacTGGATGGCACCTGAGGTCGTATCTCGCAAAGAGTAcggtgcgcgcgtcgataTTTGGAGTCTGGGTATTTTGTGCATCGAAATGATTGAAGGAGAGCCACCGTATCTGAATGAGAACCCGCTGCGTGCACTTTATCTCATTGCGACGAACGGCACGCCGAAGCTGCAGCACCCAGAGAAACTGTCGCCGAGCATCCGAGACTTTCTGGCAACGTGCCTCGAGGTGGACGTCGAGAAGCGGCCAGATGCAGATACACTTTTGGAACACCCCTTTCTTGAGGAAGCCGACGACCTACGAACGCTCATTCCGTACATACAAGCTGCGCACAAACTGCGCCAGGACAAAGCCTCTTCTTAG
- a CDS encoding cell cycle checkpoint control protein RAD9A: MELVVSGDGIRALTHILSCLYRLHDHCWMTVYREDPQQDDDSDAPTAPQVHWSAVNPAGSAYGLFVLSDAFFDVLRPPQDSMFECYVHVKTLLDILRSQTKMHTCTVTTAEDRLVIVLDGNHGVQKRHKLTYEDRPCVFPAVDMTSPYTLSVQPSMARDWTEKLLNTGKAGECSFHCTPTTCVIRSCVYGPLEGHLRHSIQTEVRISVEQLKEYIVQRDTSIYFSLWEFRAAISAAEVLGSYVRLEFAHGGDPLFLRLDTGGTFRGEFILATAGEPTSAPPPPPKKRTAPPLKQPVRRPQPTAEVAIKESQDDDVLPVRPKPEPSPTTTPIPHDFEENWTVYEAPDEEVPPTQTTEPTRMFEPLFP; this comes from the exons ATGGAGCTCGTTGTGTCGGGGGACGGCATCCGCGCGCTCACACACATCTTGTCATGCCTGTATCGGCTGCATGATCATTGTTGGATGACCGTGTACCGTGAAGATCCTCAGCAGGACGATGATTCAGATGCCCCTACAGCGCCGCAGGTGCACTGGTCTGCTGTGAACCCAGCTGGATCAGCCTATGGCTTATTTGTGCTGAGTGACGCATTCTTTGACGTGTTGCGTCCGCCCCAAGACTCGATGTTTGAGTGCTATGTGCATGTGAAGACCTTGCTGGACATTTTGCGCTCGCAAACGAAAATGCATACATGCACTGTGACTACGGCCGAAGACCGTCTCGTGATCGTGTTGGATGGTAATCATGGCGTGCAAAAGCGGCATAAGCTCACGTATGAGGACCGTCCATGTGTATTTCCCGCCGTTGATATGACATCTCCCTATACCCTGAGTGTGCAACCATCTATGGCACGAGACTGGACAGAGAAACTACTCAACACCGGCAAAGCTGGCGAGTGCTCATTTCATTGCACACCGACGACCTGTGTGATACGCAGCTGCGTCTATGGACCTCTGGAAGGCCACTTGCGACATTCCATCCAGACTGAAGTGCGCATCAGTGTGGAACAATTGAAGGAATATATCGTGCAGCGTGATACCAGTATCTACTTTTCACTATGGGAGTTTCGTGCTGCTATATCAGCAGCAGAGGTCCTTGGTTCGTACGTCCGTCTTGAATTCGCTCACGGTGGTGATCCCCTCTTCCTTCGACTCGATACAGGCGGCACCTTCCGCGGCGAATTCATTTTGGCTACGGCTGGCGAGCCCACGTCCGCACCACCCCCACCTCCGAAGAAACGCACCGCTCCGCCTTTGAAGCAGCCCGTTCGTCGCCCACAGCCCACGGCAGAGGTCGCCATCAAGGAAAGCCAAGATGACGATGTGCTGCCTGTGCGACCCAAGCCAGAACCATCTCCGACAACCACGCCCATTCCACACGATTTTGAAGAAAATTGGACAGTCTATGAAGCTCCCGACGAAGAAGTACCTCCCACGCAAACCACGGAACCCACCCGCATG TTTGAGCCCCTGTTTCCCTAG
- a CDS encoding cryptococcal mannosyltransferase 1: protein MLRSRSDEVRVGHGQDMDEPLSVSERFMLDGDLYLDYDTPRASRWVWSKWRSWVRSWTRSDMAMAGMSLGLFACMSFYFYIPSSLYIYVTCVCFTAPAMLVTTLMRRLRTRRTDQKKRLQVTGVITAFVLACLVRDLFFSASVPRHWRTPRTSTYYIASLLHNSEAILPHYSRSLLHLAKDLGPSNVYVSIYENDSRDRTPALLRTLDQQLQSLGVSTHIVTDTQSKDTRQKDRIERLATYRNLAMAPLNEALGGMLHGKPFDKVIWINDVFFESDTVHALLDTEGGEFDQACAMDFCWLGFYDTWVMRDADGKTMRPFWPYFRATQDQAAVRARLPVPVNACWNGITAFDARWFMNATTNASLPTLTAAMALPPHRPLLHQDALDRAATVPLSFRSSSTCFASESLLSSLDMHRISWPHRPRIYVNPDLVVAYDRPNYVLYGSMMRWSVVAPWRYIWQYWVEHRLMGFALHILRRVDPCTEVFQPYWVPRLPHLLSSP, encoded by the coding sequence ATGCTGCGGTCGCGTAGCGACGAGGTGAGGGTAGGACATGGCCAGGACATGGATGAGCCTCTGTCCGTATCAGAGAGATTCATGCTAGATGGTGACTTGTATCTGGACTATGATACGCCAAGAGCCTCGAGGTGGGTGTGGTCAAAGTGGCGGAGCTGGGTCCGGTCGTGGACGAGATCGGACATGGCCATGGCTGGCATGTCGCTAGGTCTATTTGCGTGCATGAGCTTCTACTTCTACATTCCCTCCTCACTGTACATTTACGTCACTTGTGTATGCTTTacggcgccggccatgCTGGTCACTACGCTCATGCGACGGCTCCGAACCAGACGCACCGACCAAAAGAAGCGACTGCAGGTGACGGGCGTCATTACTGCCTTTGTCCTTGCCTGCCTTGTCAGGGATCTGTTCTTTTCCGCCTCTGTACCTCGGCACTGGCGCACCCCGCGGACCTCTACTTATTACATCGCATCCCTCCTACACAATTCCGAAGCCATTTTGCCTCACTACAGTCGCTCGCTCCTTCACCTGGCCAAGGACCTCGGCCCGTCCAATGTATATGTGTCTATCTACGAAAACGACTCGCGTGATCGCACACCGGCGCTTCTGCGTACGCTCGACCAGCAACTGCAGAGTCTCGGCGTGTCCACTCACATTGTGACAGACACGCAATCGAAAGACACGCGGCAAAAAGACCGCATTGAGCGTCTCGCGACATACCGCAAcctggccatggcgccatTGAATGAGGCACTCGGGGGTATGCTGCATGGCAAACCATTCGACAAGGTGATCTGGATCAACGATGTGTTCTTTGAGTCGGATACCGTTCATGCCTTGTTGGACACGGAAGGCGGTGAATTTGACCAGGCATGCGCGATGGACTTTTGCTGGCTCGGCTTCTATGACACTTGGGTCATGCGCGATGCGGATGGAAAGACGATGCGCCCGTTTTGGCCCTACTTCCGCGCCACGCAGGATCAAGCGGCGGTCCGTGCGAGActgcctgtgcctgtgaACGCTTGCTGGAATGGCATTACAGCTTTTGATGCGCGCTGGTTCATGAATGCCACGACGAATGCGTCGCTTCCCACACTCACAGCGGCGATGGCCCTGCCGCCCCACCGACCCCTGCTGCACCAGGACGCCTTGGACCGGGCCGCGACGGTGCCGTTGTCCTTccgcagcagctcgacgtgCTTTGCGTCCGAGTCACTGCTCTCGAGTTTGGATATGCATCGCATCTCGtggccgcatcgtccgcgCATTTACGTCAACCCCGACCTCGTCGTGGCGTACGACCGGCCGAACTATGTGCTCTACGGCtccatgatgcgctggagcgtcgtggcgccgtggcgctACATCTGGCAGTACTGGGTGGAACACAGGCTCATGGGCTTCGCGCTGCACATtctgcgccgcgtcgatcCGTGCACCGAGGTGTTCCAGCCGTACTGGGTCCCGCGGTTGCCGCACCTGCTCAGCTCGCCCTAG
- a CDS encoding conserved oligomeric golgi complex subunit 2: MAEEPIPALAMPTPLGPGMPLLSPAAQPCFDVDAFLCSRTVGQDVHIIVKELRAYKHTIQENLVQVINEKYRDFVALLSMLQREAGDIHSMRDKDGLQDVQASLGSLRDTLGRVEADMVALVQEEERIMREKQYLHTLLDMDRMVQKLSSLLGLGSEAEPVEPPTYQRVLSQVAQCDFDDPDADECIPEELHELTHAQRMANAKQFYAALQHLLASIDKDQAGAYLVQLEPVLKDIYHRLLHDTMRLYDQSLHEPVDESCHTLSLALDLSLELGERAVDAILDRMSAQHIEPHVKMGFDTPGPPHLPLPWDPAEAERVEALTHLAWDKPVVPPATLQLRATFDALLHQTRSLSHLFQVTEKVGGDMLDVFNDLWWQRVATSLEKVCGSQLFFVGKADEFCSNYYLTQAFLRELKALAPTPRAAEAFQRHAKTMALQRRWAFSAFFQLRARDIITSLEQGLETPGQDERFYHAAFSHFLYAFTAPWYMTRHFAALSAREWRLSLHVLSRYRTWLDAHTWPESHTETTARAEDSTLSNDELQELHGAMGLLVDLRVFEDRVRCVQREYILPKLLGDTARAQALCDSLNEAMEVSLHAYDAMQPRITQFVLNKLSKKCAAPLRHVRASHAQYRTRLPTDAPSAFVEQMLRPLHQVWGSDAAPIRQLPTELVTSWMNHILDGTFARYTSAVDTITRNLESLRRLKRGTLGLAADDAATADQAVYQQLATDIEALAAHIEAWAHKTGLPLTLSSPAWKALWDAARRT, translated from the coding sequence ATGGCAGAGGAGCCGATCccggcgctggcgatgcCCACGCCGCTGGGGCCTGGAATGCCATTGTTGTCGCCGGCAGCACAGCCGTGCTTTGACGTCGATGCATTCTTGTGCTCGCGGACTGTGGGGCAGGACGTGCACATCATCGTCAAGGAGCTGCGGGCGTACAAGCACACGATCCAAGAGAATCTCGTGCAGGTCATCAATGAAAAGTACAGAGACTTTGTGGCATTGCTGTCTATGCTGCAGAGGGAAGCGGGCGATATTCATTCGATGCGCGATAAGGATGGACTGCAAGATGTACAAGCGTCTCTCGGGTCGCTGCGCGATACCCTGGGCCGTGTTGAGGCGGATATGGTGGCACTCGTgcaggaagaggagcgcatTATGCGTGAAAAGCAGTACTTACATACGCTCCTAGATATGGATCGCATGGTGCAAAAGCTGTCGTCTCTCCTGGGCCTCGGATCCGAGGCCGAGCCGGTGGAGCCACCGACGTATCAACGGGTCTTGTCACAGGTGGCGCAGTGCGATTTTGACGACCCCGACGCTGACGAGTGCATACCGGAGgagctgcatgagctgACGCACGCTCAGCGTATGGCGAATGCGAAACAGTTCTATGCGGCGCTCCAGCACTTGCTAGCTTCGATCGACAAGGACCAGGCCGGCGCCTATCTCGTTCAACTTGAGCCGGTTCTCAAGGATATATACCACCGCCTGTTGCATGATACGATGCGCCTGTATGATCAGTCGCTGCATGAGCCAGTGGACGAATCGTGCCACACATTatcgctcgcgctcgaccTGAGTCTTGAGCTGGGCGAAAGagccgtcgacgccatccTCGACCGGATgtcggcgcagcacattgAGCCCCATGTGAAAATGGGCTTCGACACGCCAGGACCACCGCATCTGCCCCTGCCCTGGGACCCTGCCGAGGCAGAGCGTGTCGAGGCCCTCACGCACCTCGCGTGGGACAAACCCGTTGTGCCTCcagcgacgctgcagctccGCGCCACGtttgatgcgctgctgcaccagACACGCTCCTTGTCGCACCTCTTTCAAGTGACGGAGAAGGTGGGTGGTGACATGCTCGACGTCTTCAATGATCTGTGGTGGCAGCGAGTCGCTACGAGTCTCGAAAAGGTGTGTGGATCCCAGCTCTTCTTTGTGGGCAAGGCCGACGAGTTTTGCTCGAATTACTACCTCACACAGGCGTTCTTACGCGAActcaaggcgctggcgccgaCACCCCGAGCCGCTGAGGCGTTCCAACGGCACGCCAAGACCATGGCTCTGCAGCGTCGATGGGCCTTTTCTGCCTTTTTCCAactgcgtgcgcgagaCATCATCACGTCCCTCGAACAGGGTCTGGAGACGCCCGGCCAAGATGAGCGCTTCTACCATGCTGCCTTTTCCCACTTTTTGTACGCATTCACGGCACCTTGGTACATGACACGCCACTTTGCTGCGCTGAGCGCCCGCGAGTGGCGCCTGAGTTTGCATGTCCTTAGTCGTTATCGGACATGGCTCGATGCTCACACGTGGCCCGAGTCGCACACTGAGACGACCGCGCGCGCCGAAGACTCGACCTTGTCgaacgacgagctgcaggagctgcacggcgccatGGGCCTCCTTGTCGATCTCCGTGTGTTTGAAGACCGTGTTCGGTGTGTGCAGCGTGAGTACATCTTGCCGAAACTCTTGGGCGACACGGCCAGAGCGCAGGCACTGTGCGACTCGCTCAACGAAGCGATGGAGGTGTCGCTTCATGCCTACGACGCGATGCAGCCACGCATCACGCAGTTCGTGCTCAACAAGCTGTCCAAAAAGTGCGCTGCGCCCTtgcgccatgtgcgtgcatcgcatgcCCAGTACCGGACACGCCTGCCGACGGACGCGCCCAGTGCCTTTGTGGAGCAGATGCTGCGTCCCCTGCACCAGGTATGgggcagcgacgcggcaCCGATACGACAGCTTCCTACGGAGCTGGTCACGTCGTGGATGAATCACATCCTGGATGGTACCTTTGCCCGCTACACGTCCGCTGTCGACACCATCACACGAAACCTCGAGTCACTGCGCCGACTCaagcgcggcacgctcggccTGGCAGCAGATGATGCAGCTACCGCCGATCAGGCCGTGTACCAGCAGCTGGCCACAGATATCGAGGCACTGGCAGCTCACATAGAGGCATGGGCCCACAAGACGGGCCTGCCCCTCACGTTGTCTTCGCCTGCATGGAAGGCGCTATGggatgcagcacgacgtACATAG
- a CDS encoding trafficking protein particle complex subunit 12, with the protein MDEAPSREACIAHAVASLQRSDLMSEIPTTDTFQALMTRYAPGYRRSRSDTFPLTDPTLTASQLVSQAAQADHWRRIVSMTKEYILTSVRHSEAPPASDVDTLLAWWHLRLVSLWKLHFFSHLQEEMHALWQVLESVQVYEGNDLRVLVDTPHVSFPMHVLRAQVLLQNDRRRGVQLLWKHMQRAKEASADSLWRARYVRVALLLSSLLVEMDALPAATSLVDELASGLGSTDAALALVLCRLYLQMSDMASASRMLSCAKSAADPADAALHTAILNHEAMTRFIHEPHADHEKLVVNKEVVDQALTNTMALDAFFHGHILESIQILERLMHEHPTTFTTTRALAPNLLTLHSMGANHPQEEKQRVVRFLVQSAGDDPWFVDQRAG; encoded by the coding sequence atggacgaggcgcctTCTCGAGAGGCATGCATAGCTCATGCTGTTGCTTCGTTGCAGCGTAGCGATCTCATGAGCGAGATACCCACGACAGACACTTTCCAGGCGCTCATGACGCGGTATGCTCCTGGCTACAGACGCTCACGAAGCGATACCTTTCCCTTGACGGATCCCACCTTGACGGCGTCACAGCTCGTATCGCAGGCTGCACAAGCAGACCACTGGCGACGGATCGTATCCATGACAAAAGAATACATTCTCACCTCTGTTCGCCATTCCGAAGCGCCCCCCGCAAGTGATGTGGATACGCTTTTGGCTTGGTGgcacctgcgcctcgtctcTCTATGGAAGCTCCACTTCTTTTCCCACCTGCAAGAGGAAATGCATGCGCTATGGCAGGTCTTGGAATCTGTGCAAGTTTACGAGGGAAATGATCTTCGTGTCCTGGTCGACACGCCCCATGTGTCTTTTCCAATGCATGTGCTCCgggcgcaggtgctgcTACAAAATGACCGACGCCGCGGTGTCCAGCTTCTTTGGAAacacatgcagcgcgcgaAAGAGGCATCGGCTGATTCCTTGTGGCGAGCTCGATACGTCCGTGTTGCATTGCTGTTAAGTTCTTTGCTTGTGGAAATGGATGCATTGCCTGCTGCCACATCGTTGGTGGATGAGCTTGCTTCTGGGCTGGGCTCGACTGACGCGGCACTCGCGCTTGTTCTGTGTCGGCTGTACTTGCAAATGAGTGACATGGCGTCCGCATCTCGGATGCTGAGTTGTGCGAAGAGTGCGGCGGACCctgcagacgctgcgcTGCATACTGCCATTCTGAATCACGAAGCGATGACCCGGTTTATACACGAGCCCCATGCAGACCACGAAAAACTCGTGGTTAACAAAGAAGTTGTGGACCAGGCTCTGACCAATACCATGGCATTAGACGCTTTCTTCCATGGACACATCCTCGAGAGCATACAAATCTTAGAGCGGCTCATGCACGAGCATCCAACCACATTTACTACCACTCGTGCTCTTGCCCCCAATCTGCTAACGCTGCACTCCATGGGTGCAAATCATCCTCAAGAAgagaagcagcgcgtcgtACGGTTCCTGGTGCAGTCGGCCGGCGACGATCCCTGGTTTGTCGACCAGCGAGCCGGATAA
- a CDS encoding type 2A phosphatase activator TIP41 → MSRAQHRVFEHVHTVPDRGHVAPAHAHGRPVTYDKVLERGIEIGAWTIRVMRGSIANAADMDALSDKLGISPPEMPFLHNALILEHKSSGFSYIFDAVRALQCVQGVRSDQRRVPMDCVRAMSDSSRDPAAACTILRRASRSGVQVSYAKKWGESRQRALSSSPSASSSQPLSMTKSFDWTYSTTWPGMPGESNTVNVHASTVPTTTAWDTAFHFGTDPVRDRIPIERLGPSSGEPILFYDDIVLFEDELADNGTSTLNVKVRVMPSGWLVLQRFFLRVDNVLFRVFDTRMYVSFDSQDAERDEKTSELLPRVIRECRGMEAPYDAVLKRLPIHRSQDLSLLTNVAWVTEILDQMAVQNRRMAPMAPAPAHAPHAPGVPAATIESPDKAVLESDAWDGHGYCVQVAVLRQASDS, encoded by the coding sequence ATGTCACGCGCACAACACCGTGTGTTTGAGCATGTCCACACGGTACCTGATCGGGGGCACGTCGCaccagcgcacgcgcatggCAGGCCAGTGACATATGACAAAGTCTTGGAACGTGGTATAGAGATAGGGGCATGGACTATTCGTGTGATGCGTGGCAGTATTGCGAATGcggccgacatggacgcaTTGTCCGACAAACTGGGCATTTCGCCACCAGAAATGCCATTTTTACACAATGCACTCATACTAGAGCATAAAAGCAGTGGGTTTTCATACATATTTGATGCAGTACGTGCGCTACAATGTGTTCAAGGCGTACGATCTGatcagcgccgcgtccccATGGACTGCGTTCGTGCCATGTCGGATAGCAGTCGTgatccagctgctgcatgtACCATATTGCGGCGCGCATCAAGAAGTGGTGTCCAAGTATCCTATGCCAAGAAATGGGGCGAATCTCGACAGCGTGCCCTGTCGTCTTCTCCATCCGCCTCCTCATCACAGCCCCTCTCTATGACCAAGTCGTTTGACTGGACATACTCGACTACGTGGCCAGGCATGCCTGGAGAATCGAATACCGTGAATGTTCATGCATCGACCGTACCAACTACGACAGCATGGGACACCGCATTCCATTTTGGCACTGATCCTGTGCGAGACCGCATTCCTATCGAGCGATTGGGGCCATCGAGTGGTGAGCCGATTCTGTTTTACGACGACATTGTTCTGTTTGAAGACGAACTGGCTGATAATGGAACGAGCACGCTCAATGTCAAGGTGCGCGTTATGCCTAGTGGATGGCTCGTTCTTCAGCGCTTCTTCTTGCGGGTAGACAATGTGCTCTTCCGTGTATTCGACACGCGCATGTATGTCTCGTTCGATTCTCAAGATGCAGAGCGTGATGAAAAAACGTCGGAATTATTGCCTCGAGTCATCCGCGAGTGCCGCGGCATGGAAGCACCGTACGATGCCGTACTCAAACGCCTTCCTATTCATCGATCACAGGACTTGTCTCTCCTTACCAATGTGGCATGGGTCACCGAGATACTCGATCAGATGGCGGTCCAGAACAGGCGCATGGCCCCCATGGCTCCCGCACCTGCTCATGCACCACATGCACCAGGCGTGCCTGCCGCCACAATCGAGTCGCCAGACAAGGCAGTGCTCGAAAGCGATGCATGGGATGGCCACGGATACTGTGTGCAGGTAGCCGTTTTACGCCAGGCCTCGGATTCATAG
- a CDS encoding histone acetyltransferase 1, whose translation MSSKWTCSANEATCLCLAGAPPPCDTVFHPDFTYPIFGEAEVIYGYQRLHIRLSFTSGSLRPCLVVEYAAKHTTTSAKIDDVDAQLREFLPVDDLVAPDAWEEVTRTEHDTFQPHGTQVASYRQGGKGREREFGIFHATWDTPGFRAWHKRAQIFTLFFIEGASYLQDDEPYWEFFTLFERTGDAWHFVGYTSLYRFWCWPDKTRTRLSQFVILPPYQGQRHGSRLYGAVYAHILSNPRMCELTVEDPSEAFDKLRDTCDLAFLHQQSDVLAHCKAPIDPAWRQAARKQYKIAPRQWARLLDMLGLLQLEENASAEQLESYRLQVKARIYQVNREVLDMLPHEQKTEKLQEAFEAVMDEYAEVTGAEIPEALLHPCTQKRKAESEEDAYRSKRRL comes from the coding sequence atgtcgtccaaATGGACATGCTCGGCCAACGaggcgacgtgcctgtgcctAGCGGGAGCGCCACCGCCTTGTGATACGGTGTTTCATCCCGACTTTACGTATCCTATCTTTGGAGAAGCTGAGGTCATTTACGGCTATCAGCGCCTGCATATCCGACTGTCGTTTACGTCTGGCAGTCTGAGACCGTgtctcgtcgtcgagtACGCCGCGAAACATACGACAACTAGCGCCAAgatcgacgacgtggaTGCACAGCTACGCGAATTCCTGCCTGTGGATGATTTGGTCGCACCGGATGCGTGGGAAGAGGTCACACGTACAGAACATGACACATTCCAACCGCACGGCACACAGGTCGCGTCCTATCGACAGGGCGGCAAAGGCCGCGAACGTGAATTTGGGATCTTTCATGCCACCTGGGATACACCTGGATTCCGCGCGTGGCACAAACGAGCCCAGATATTCACGCTGTTCTTCATTGAAGGAGCGTCGTACCTGCAAGATGACGAACCTTACTGGGAGTTTTTCACTCTCTTTGAACGTACCGGAGATGCATGGCACTTTGTTGGATACACTTCGTTGTACCGCTTTTGGTGCTGGCCTGACAAGACTCGCACGCGTTTGAGCCAGTTTGTCATTCTGCCGCCGTATCAAGGCCAGCGACATGGGTCTCGTCTCTACGGAGCAGTGTATGCTCATATTCTGTCAAATCCACGCATGTGCGAGCTCACCGTCGAAGATCCGTCCGAGGCATTCGacaagctgcgcgacaCGTGTGACTTGGCCTTCTTACACCAACAGTCTGATGTTCTGGCGCATTGTAAGGCGCCTATAGACCCTGCATGGCGCCAAGCGGCTCGAAAGCAATACAAAATCGCTCCGCGGCAATGGGCCCGTCTGCTGGACATGCTCGGTTTACTTCAACTCGAAGAGAACGCAAGTGCCGAGCAACTCGAAAGTTATCGCCTTCAAGTCAAGGCACGCATTTACCAAGTAAACCGCGAGGTGCTAGACATGTTACCGCACGAACAAAAAACAGAAAAGTTACAAGAAGCCTTCGAGGCCGTGATGGACGAGTACGCTGAGGTCACGGGTGCCGAGATTCCCGAGGCCCTGCTTCATCCTTGCACACAAAAGCGCAAAGCAGAATCGGAGGAAGACGCATATAGGTCGAAGCGTAGGCTATGA